A genomic segment from Nicotiana tabacum cultivar K326 chromosome 7, ASM71507v2, whole genome shotgun sequence encodes:
- the LOC107817244 gene encoding aluminum-activated malate transporter 10-like yields the protein MVKENEVSAASLEWRVNMPSGSSQILVPESRQTCRLLSLIMGLVSNIRKFFDKAWNLAVNEPKKVIHCLKVGLALSIVSLFYYMRPLYDGVGGNAMWAVMTVVVVFEYTVGSTLYKCVNRAIGTCLAGSLGIGVHWVASQSGDRFEPVILQASVFLLAAAATFSRFIPTIKARFDYGAMIFILTFSLVSVSGYRVDKLVELAHERVSTIAIGATICLFITMILCPVWAGTELHHLISTNLEKLADSLEGYAAENFRVDGSKNLDEKDSSKRLQGYKCVLNSKAAEEAMANFARWEPAHGKFNFRHPWKQYLKIGASMRSCAYCIETLYGGINSNTETPEFLKKPLNDVCMRLGTSSSKVLKELSSMLKTMTNSTKLDILVDEMNSSVEGLQNALKTLSSYQHIPPPDPKTEEAPNGTEESILKPTALSLMEIVQMATLTSLLIEIASRIEGIVKEVNELASQAKFRDESSKKSKQTQTKLNENDGNEHEVTMTTLQKV from the exons ATGGTTAAGGAAAATGAAGTGTCTGCTGCAAGCTTGGAATGGAGGGTCAATATGCCTAGTGGCTCTTCGCAAATTTTAGTGCCAGAGTCAAGGCAAACATGTAGATTGTTAAGTTTAATAATGGGGCTTGTTTCAAACATCAGGAAGTTTTTTGACAAGGCATGGAATTTAGCTGTAAATGAGCCAAAAAAGGTTATTCATTGCCTCAAAGTAGGATTGGCTCTTTCTATTGTGTCACTGTTTTATTACATGAGGCCTTTGTATGATGGTGTTGGAGGGAATGCTATGTGGGCAGTTATGACAGTTGTAGTAGTTTTTGAGTACACTGTAG GTTCTACACTATATAAGTGTGTAAATAGAGCTATTGGAACATGTTTAGCCGGATCTCTAGGAATTGGTGTTCATTGGGTTGCAAGTCAATCTGGAGACAGATTTGAGCCTGTTATTCTCCAAGCTTCAGTTTTTCTCTTAG CTGCTGCAGCAACCTTTTCTAGATTTATACCAACCATAAAAGCGCGATTTGATTATGGTGCCATGATCTTCATTCTTACCTTCAGCTTAGTGTCAGTGTCAGGCTATCGCGTTGATAAGTTGGTTGAATTGGCTCATGAAAGGGTCTCCACTATTGCTATTGGGGCCACCATCTGTCTTTTCATTACCATGATTTTGTGTCCTGTTTGGGCTGGTACTGAGCTGCATCATCTCATTAGCACTAACCTTGAAAAACTTGCTGATTCCTTGGAAG GATATGCTGCTGAGAACTTCAGAGTAGATGGCAGTAAAAATTTAGATGAGAAAGATTCCAGTAAGAGATTGCAAGGCTACAAATGTGTACTTAATTCTAAGGCTGCTGAAGAAGCCATG GCCAATTTTGCCAGATGGGAACCAGCACATGGAAAATTCAATTTCCGACATCCATGGAAACAGTACCTCAAGATTGGAGCTTCAATGAGAAGCTGTGCCTATTGCATTGAGACTCTCTATGGTGGCATTAACTCCAATACTGAG ACTCCTGAGTTCCTTAAGAAGCCTCTCAACGACGTCTGCATGAGATTAGGTACTAGCTCCTCTAAAGTGCTAAAAGAGCTGTCGAGTATGTTAAAAACGATGACAAATTCAACAAAGCTAGATATACTTGTTGATGAAATGAATTCTTCGGTAGAAGGCCTTCAAAATGCCCTCAAGACACTCTCAAGTTACCAGCATATACCACCCCCAGATCCCAAAACTGAAGAGGCACCTAATGGTACAGAAGAGTCTATCTTGAAACCTACTGCGCTATCACTCATGGAAATTGTTCAAATGGCCACTCTAACATCACTGCTTATAGAAATAGCATCAAGAATAGAAGGGATTGTGAAGGAGGTCAATGAATTGGCAAGCCAGGCAAAATTCAGAGATGAAAGCAGCAAGAAGTCCAAACAAACTCAAACAAAGCTAAATGAAAATGATGGTAATGAACATGAAGTAACAATGACGACTCTTCAAAAAGTCTGA
- the LOC107817246 gene encoding protein LEAD-SENSITIVE 1, producing the protein MGLLTNRVERSEIKAGDHIYTYRAVFAYSHHGIFVGGSKVVHFTRVESSSDAADEISGLSSSCPTFPDCGFRLPNSNVVLSCLNCFLRNGSLYSFEYGVSPSFFLAKVRGGTCTTAVSDPPEMVIHRAMHLLQNGFGNYDVFQNNCEDFALYCKTGLLTLDRLGVGRSGQASSVVGAPLAALLSSPLKLLIPSPVGVATVTAGMYCMSRYATDIGVRSDVIKVAVEDLAVNLGWGSSNGGAIVEHQDSNHLLDR; encoded by the exons ATGGGTTTGCTGACGAACAGAGTGGAGAGAAGTGAGATCAAAGCAGGAGACCATATCTACACTTACCGAGCTGTCTTTGCTTATTCTCACCATG GTATTTTTGTTGGTGGGAGCAAAGTGGTTCATTTTACGCGGGTCGAAAGCTCTTCGGATGCTGCTGATGAAATATCAGGCCTTTCTTCGTCCTGTCCAACCTTTCCTGACTGTGGATTTAGGCTTCCTAACAGTAACGTTGTTCTTTCTTGTCTGAATTGCTTTCTCCGCAATGGTTCACTTTACAGCTTTGAATATGGAGTAAGCCCCTCTTTTTTCCTTGCCAAAGTGCGAGGGGGCACTTGCACTACTGCTGTGTCAGACCCTCCAGAGATGGTTATCCACCGAGCAATGCATCTTCTCCAGAATGGATTTGGGAACTATGATGTGTTCCAAAACAACTGTGAGGACTTTGCGTTGTATTGCAAAACAGGTCTTCTGACACTTGATAGATTGGGAGTTGGAAGAAGTGGACAAGCTTCTTCTGTCGTTGGTGCTCCTTTAGCTGCACTTCTTTCCTCCCCTCTGAAGTTGCTAATTCCTAGTCCTGTTGGCGTGGCCACTGTTACAGCAGGAATGTACTGTATGAGCAGATACGCTACTGACATTGGTGTTCGAAGTGATGTCATAAAAGTTGCAGTCGAAGACTTAGCTGTAAACCTTGGCTGGGGAAGCAGCAATGGAGGGGCAATTGTGGAACATCAGGATTCTAATCACTTACTTGACAGGTGA
- the LOC107817245 gene encoding bifunctional fucokinase/GDP-fucose pyrophosphorylase, with amino-acid sequence MEKRYNQRSRAKADLAATLRKSWYHLRLSVRHPARVPTWDAIVLTAASPEQAQLYEWQLKRAKRMGRIADSTVTLAVPDPHGQRIGSGAATLHAILQLAEYYQQLALNSQCGSSERKEPSPSLLDLVAKKHILLLHAGGDSKRVPWANPMGKVFLPLPYLAADDQDGPVPLLFDHILAIASCARQAFENEGGLLTMTGDVLPCFDASTMVLPKDASCFVTVPITLDIASNHGVIVAAKSGISNDTYSINLVENLLQKPSLEELVRHQAILDDGRTLLDTGIIAVRGQAWLNLVKLACSSQSMISELLERKKEMSLYEDLVAAWVPAKHEWLRSRPLGDELVNRLGEEKMFSYCACDLLFLHFGTSSEVLDHMSEAGAGLVGRRHLCSIPATNVSDIAASAIILSSKIEPGVSIGEDSLIYDSSISAGIQIGSQSIVVGVNVSADFDMTAKVSFRFMLPDRHCFWEVPLVGRTERVIVYCGLHDNPKIPLSNGTFCGKPWRKVLDDLGIQDNDLWTAEKTQEKCLWNAKIFPILPYFEMLTLASWLMGLDNQRNETLLSSWKQSQRISLEELHKSIDFPHLCSGSSNHQADLASGIVNACLNFGSLGRNISQLCEEILQKESTGVEVCKGFLSHCPNLQAQNSAILPKSRALQVHVDLLRACGNKEMALETEQKVWAAVADETASAVRYGFKENLSGSSSWPSIAANPDNTNGCCGGSSHHRMVKIELPVRVDFVGGWSDTPPWSLERAGCVLNMAITLEDSLPIGTIIETEKGAGIFISDDIGNQLSIEDLSSVALPFESNDPFRLVKCALLVANIIHEKTLQSAGLRIRTWANVPRGSGLGTSSILAAAVVKGLLRITDGDESNENVTRLVLVLEQLMGTGGGWQDQIGGLYAGIKFTSSFPGIPLRLQVIPLLASPQLIKELQQRLLVVFTGQVRLAHQVLHKVVTRYLRRDNLLVSSIKRLTELAKIAREALMNCDIDALGDIMLEAWRLHQELDPFCSNEFVDKLFAFSDRYCCGYKLVGAGGGGFALLLAKSAESAEELRRSLANSSDFDVKVYGWKIFLEN; translated from the exons ATGGAAAAGAGGTACAATCAAAGAAGCCGAGCCAAAGCAGACTTGGCTGCTACATTACGGAAATCGTGGTATCATTTAAGGTTATCGGTACGACATCCGGCTAGGGTTCCGACGTGGGATGCAATCGTGCTCACGGCGGCGAGCCCTGAACAAGCTCAGCTCTATGAATGGCAGCTCAAGCGAGCCAAACGCATGGGTCGCATCGCTGATTCCACTGTCACCCTCGCTGTTCCCGATCCACATGGCCAGCGAATCGGTTCTGGTGCTGCCACTCTTCATGCTATTTTACAACTTGCCGAATATTACCAACAGCTTGCTCTCAATTCTCAG TgcggaagttctgagaggaaagAACCTTCTCCATCATTACTTGACTTGGTTGCCAAAAAACACATCTTATTGCTTCATGCTGGAGGTGATTCTAAAAGGGTACCATGGGCAAATCCTATGGGAAAAGTGTTTCTGCCACTTCCTTACTTGGCAGCTGATGACCAAGATGGGCCAGTTCCCCTGCTCTTTGATCACATCCTAGCAATTGCATCTTGTGCAAGACAAGCTTTTGAAAATGAAG GTGGGCTACTTACAATGACTGGGGATGTTCTTCCTTGTTTTGATGCCTCAACTATGGTTCTGCCTAAGGATGCATCCTGCTTTGTGACTGTCCCTATTACACTGGACATTGCTTCCAATCATGGTGTTATCGTGGCAGCAAAATCTGGGATTTCAAATGATACCTATTCTATCAACTTGGTGGAGAATCTGCTTCAAAAACCTAGCTTGGAGGAGCTTGTTAGGCACCAAGCTATTCTGGATGATGGTAGAACACTGCTTGATACTGGAATAATAGCAGTTAGAGGTCAAGCATGGCTAAATCTAGTAAAACTTGCCTGTTCAAGCCAATCGATGATCTCAGAACTTCTGGAAAGGAAAAAAGAG ATGAGTTTGTATGAAGACCTTGTAGCCGCTTGGGTACCAGCGAAGCACGAATGGTTGCGATCCCGCCCGTTGGGTGATGAACTTGTCAACAGATTGGGAGAAGAAAAGATGTTCAGCTATTGTGCTT GTGATCTGTTATTCTTACATTTTGGAACATCTAGTGAAGTTCTGGATCACATGAGTGAAGCTGGTGCTGGACTTGTTGGTCGAAGGCACCTGTGTTCTATTCCAGCAACCAATGTCTCTGATATTGCTGCCTCGGCTATTATCCTTTCCAGTAAAATTGAGCCTGGAGTCTCTATTGGagaagactctctcatttatgaTTCCTCCATTTCAGCCGGTATACAGATTGGTTCCCAGTCTATTGTTGTTGGTGTTAATGTGTCAGCAGACTTTGATATGACAGCAAAGGTTTCATTTAGATTTATGCTTCCGGATCGTCACTGCTTTTGGGAGGTCCCTTTAGTGGGACGCACTGAGAGAGTTATTGTGTACTGTGGTCTCCATGATAACCCAAAGATTCCACTCTCAAATGGGACCTTTTGTGGGAAACCCTGGAGGAAGGTCTTAGATGATCTAGGCATTCAAGATAATGATCTGTGGACTGCAGAAAAAACTCAGGAAAAGTGCTTGTGGAATGCCAAAATATTCCCTATTCTTCCGTACTTTGAAATGCTCACCTTGGCATCATGGTTAATGGGCTTGGACAACCAAAGAAATGAAACCCTGCTTTCCTCATGGAAACAGTCCCAGCGGATCAGTTTGGAGGAGTTGCATAAATCAATTGACTTTCCACACCTGTGTTCAGGTTCCAGTAATCATCAGGCAGATTTAGCTTCTGGGATTGTCAATGCTTGTCTTAACTTTGGCTCACTTGGCCGCAACATAAGTCAGTTGTGCGAAGAAATTCTTCAAAAGGAATCAACCGGAGTTGAAGTCTGCAAAGGATTTCTATCCCACTGCCCTAACCTTCAAGCTCAAAATTCGGCAATTCTTCCTAAGAGTAGGGCATTACAAGTTCATGTTGATCTTCTACGAGCATGCGGCAACAAAGAGATGGCACTTGAAACTGAGCAAAAAGTATGGGCTGCTGTTGCTGATGAAACTGCTTCTGCTGTGAGATATGGGTTCAAAG AAAACCTATCAGGGTCTTCCAGCTGGCCCTCCATTGCAGCAAATCCTGATAATACTAATGGTTGTTGCGGTGGATCTTCCCACCATAGGATGGTGAAGATTGAACTACCAGTTCGAGTGGATTTTGTTGGGGGTTGGAGTGATACACCCCCTTGGAGTCTAGAGCGTGCTGGTTGTGTTCTGAACATGGCAATAACATTGGAAGATTCTCTTCCTATTGGCACAATCATAGAGACAGAGAAAGGGGCTGGGATATTTATTAGTGATGACATTGGAAACCAGTTAAGTATTGAAGATCTATCGTCCGTTGCACTTCCATTTGAAAGCAATGATCCATTTCGTCTAGTAAAATGTGCATTGCTTGTTGCCAACATTATCCATGAAAAGACCCTTCAATCAGCGGGTTTGCGAATCAGGACATGGGCCAATGTTCCTAGGGGTAGTGGCTTGGGAACTTCTAGCATCTTAGCAGCAGCCGTTGTTAAAGGTCTGCTGCGTATTACTGATGGAGATGAAAGTAATGAAAATGTTACAAGACTTGTTTTAGTCCTAGAACAGCTCATGGGCACAGGAGGTGGTTGGCAGGATCAAATTGGAGGTTTATATGCTGGCATTAAATTTACTTCAAGTTTCCCGGGAATACCGCTGCGGCTTCAAGTCATTCCCCTCTTGGCTTCTCCTCAGTTAATAAAGGAGTTGCAGCAACGGCTTCTTGTAGTTTTCACTGGTCAA GTCCGACTTGCACACCAAGTGCTGCATAAGGTGGTTACTCGTTATCTTAGACGAGACAACCTGCTTGTATCGAGCATCAAGCGCCTTACCGAACTAGCAAAGATTGCAAGAGAAGCTTTAATGAATTGCGACATTGATGCCCTTGGAGACATAATGTTGGAGGCATGGAGATTGCATCAGGAGCTGGATCCTTTCTGCAGCAATGAGTTTGTTGATAAGCTTTTCGCATTTTCTGATCGCTATTGCTGTGGTTACAAGCTTGTAGGTGCAGGTGGTGGGGGTTTCGCCTTGCTATTGGCAAAAAGTGCTGAGTCAGCTGAGGAACTGAGACGTTCACTCGCGAATAGTTCTGATTTTGACGTGAAAGTCTATGGTTGGAAAATCTTCTTGGAGAACTAG